The following proteins are encoded in a genomic region of Candidatus Zixiibacteriota bacterium:
- a CDS encoding NAD(+)/NADH kinase has translation MVPPANIILNDMRFGILANFQRPDAADAVISAVRWCHAHEHQVYLCNDIKSFVNLEASYCELDNMWEHIDVLVSMGGDGTMLASVRALGGHSIPILGVNLGSLGFLTQLTGDQLEYALDRVEQKDYRIEERLVLKTEVFNGAELVYPYALNDVVIDKGNVSRVINLSLYANNEYICSYTADGLIVSTPTGSTAYSLAVGGPILNPIMEAIIVSPISPFSLTSRPLIFPPSSTLEIRLRSEHGSAMLTIDGQVATESSPTGKINISRAEHTVKLIKFPENSFYTILRNKLHWGKLPVVDFKKAEFKE, from the coding sequence ATGGTACCTCCGGCAAACATTATATTAAATGATATGCGCTTTGGAATATTAGCCAATTTTCAGCGTCCCGACGCCGCCGATGCCGTGATTTCCGCGGTTCGCTGGTGTCATGCCCACGAACATCAGGTCTATCTCTGCAACGATATCAAATCCTTTGTTAATCTTGAAGCTTCCTACTGCGAGCTGGATAATATGTGGGAGCATATTGATGTATTGGTCTCGATGGGGGGCGATGGCACCATGCTGGCCTCGGTGCGCGCCCTGGGAGGACATTCGATACCGATTCTTGGCGTCAATCTCGGGTCGCTCGGGTTCCTGACCCAATTGACCGGCGACCAGTTGGAATATGCCCTGGATAGAGTGGAACAGAAAGATTACCGCATTGAAGAGCGGTTGGTGCTTAAGACCGAGGTGTTCAACGGCGCTGAACTGGTGTACCCGTACGCTCTCAATGATGTTGTCATTGATAAGGGAAATGTCAGCCGGGTGATTAATCTCAGCCTTTACGCCAACAACGAATATATCTGCTCCTATACCGCCGACGGTTTGATCGTTTCAACCCCGACCGGCTCGACCGCCTATTCGCTGGCGGTGGGGGGGCCGATACTGAATCCGATCATGGAGGCGATTATTGTCTCGCCGATATCACCATTCTCGCTCACCAGCCGGCCGTTGATATTCCCGCCGAGCAGTACCCTGGAAATTCGTCTCCGCTCGGAGCATGGCAGCGCCATGCTGACCATTGACGGACAGGTGGCAACCGAATCGAGCCCGACCGGCAAGATCAATATTTCGCGTGCCGAACATACGGTGAAACTGATAAAGTTCCCTGAGAATTCGTTTTATACGATACTGAGGAACAAATTGCACTGGGGCAAACTCCCCGTAGTCGATTTCAAAAAGGCGGAATTTAAGGAATAG